In Paenibacillus sp. G2S3, a single window of DNA contains:
- a CDS encoding DNA polymerase III subunit beta has translation MLFHVSKDSLSAALQVVLKAVSANSSIPLLSGIKIQAQASGLILTASNISMTIENKIPVEIEKLTVEKTGEIVVPARYFYEIIRKLDSGRIRL, from the coding sequence TTGCTATTCCATGTATCTAAAGATTCACTCAGCGCTGCATTACAGGTTGTATTAAAGGCTGTATCTGCGAATAGCTCCATACCCTTACTCTCGGGAATAAAAATTCAAGCCCAAGCTAGTGGCCTGATTTTAACAGCAAGTAATATAAGTATGACCATCGAAAATAAGATTCCTGTGGAAATAGAAAAGCTGACAGTGGAAAAAACAGGTGAAATTGTTGTACCTGCACGTTACTTCTACGAGATCATCCGTAAGCTTGATTCTGGAAGGATTCGTCTGTAA
- the dnaN gene encoding DNA polymerase III subunit beta, producing MQSENTRFRLCGMDATEFPRIHYIDHPLTQKISMNNTLLKQIIKRVVFAVSTSETRPILTGVSLQIDNHSISVNATDGIRLAQHIEHLDIPMVTSLNVVIPGSTLYDLSKMLSEGENNTTEIEIGNKQIRFVSNGLTVQSALLEGAYPSIKNLIPPSHLSEVIVNTGVLLRVVERVSILAGENVTLSVLPAHKLQLISKSAEVGDVKEEIPLEQMEGEYFKVSFNGKYFRDILRAIDSENLRIKFAGKERPLVIQPVDMTSSTLFLITPMRTQD from the coding sequence ATTCAATCAGAAAATACACGATTTCGTTTGTGTGGAATGGACGCCACAGAGTTTCCTAGAATTCATTACATAGATCATCCGCTTACCCAAAAGATAAGCATGAATAATACTCTTTTAAAGCAAATCATAAAGCGGGTTGTTTTTGCTGTCTCCACTTCTGAGACTAGACCCATACTAACAGGAGTTTCTCTACAAATTGATAATCATTCGATTAGTGTGAACGCGACGGACGGCATTCGACTTGCACAGCATATCGAGCACTTGGATATTCCTATGGTTACTAGCTTAAATGTTGTCATCCCAGGCAGTACCCTATACGATCTTTCTAAAATGTTATCCGAGGGAGAAAACAACACCACCGAAATAGAAATTGGTAATAAGCAGATTAGATTTGTTTCCAACGGACTAACAGTTCAGTCTGCTCTATTGGAAGGCGCTTACCCATCCATCAAAAACTTAATTCCCCCATCCCACCTCTCCGAAGTCATAGTAAATACAGGCGTCTTATTACGCGTTGTTGAACGTGTGTCTATATTGGCTGGTGAAAATGTAACGCTAAGTGTACTTCCTGCCCATAAACTTCAATTGATATCCAAGTCCGCAGAAGTTGGTGATGTTAAGGAGGAGATTCCGCTGGAACAGATGGAAGGTGAATATTTTAAGGTGTCTTTTAATGGGAAGTACTTCAGGGATATCCTTCGTGCGATAGACAGTGAGAATCTTAGAATAAAGTTTGCTGGGAAGGAAAGACCACTGGTGATACAGCCTGTAGACATGACTTCATCGACTCTTTTCCTAATCACACCTATGAGGACACAGGATTGA